caaggcgggttcctcctccaaatACTCCAAAGTTGTCCTTTGAATAAGGGAATTGTATCTAGCTCTGTTTAACAGTCACAACCCTCAACCACAAGGGCACAATACTTAATCAAAATAATGTCTGTCTACTGACAACTTCTTCGATCGAAATGTTACGTCTGGCCTCTTTATCATTTTGAACCGTTTTTTGACCTCccgcttcgcgtttcgaggcGCGGCCTCTATTGATACGTCTTGTCAAAATAGATATCATATCCTCTTattgcgggatcctcatcaaCACGGGTTTGGGTGATCCCGTGCCGTTCGCATGACCCCTTGGGAACagggcgagttttaaggcttgtggGGGACGCACTATCTATATAAGTGGATAAAGATCcatctttttaccccacgccttcttccttccTCTGCTTCTCCATCCACAAGCTCCAACACCCAAGCTTCAATCTTTCTCACCGCCACCAACCTCTCCGcccatgtccggatccggctctcaaggcaagtgggtggctgatacgtctccaacgtatctataatttttgattgttccatcctcttatattatctgttttggatgtttatgggctttattatacactattatattatttttgggactaacctattaacccagagcccagtgtcagtttctgtttttctccttgtttcagtgttacgcagaaaaggaatatcaaacagagtccaaacggaatgaaaccttcggaaaagttatttttggaaagaaagcaatacaggagacttggagtgcacgtcaggggatcaacgaggagggcacgaggcagggggcgcgcccaccccctgggcgtgcctgatgacccataagtataggggatctatcgtagtcctttcgataagtaagagtttcgaacccaacgaggagcagaaggaaatgataagcaattttcagcaaggtattctctgcaagcactgaaatagtaggtaacagatagttttgtgataggataatttgtaacgagcaacaagtaacaaaagtaaataaagtgcagcaaggtggcccaatcctttttgtagcaaaggacaagcctggacaaactcttatatagagaaaagcgctcccgaggaacatgtgaattatcgtcaagctagttttcatcacgttcatatgattcgcgttcggtacgttgataatttgatatgtgggtggaccggtgcttgggtgctgttcttacttgaacaagcatcccacttatgattaacctctattgcaagcatccgcaactacaacaaaagtattaaggtaaacctaaccatagcatgaaacatatggatccaaatcagccccttacaaagcaacgcataaactagcgtttaagcttctgtcactctagcaacccatcatctacttattacctcccaatgccttcctctaggctcaaataatggtgaagtgtcatgtagtcgacgttcacataacaccactagaggagagacaacatacatctcatcaaaatatcgaacgaataccaaattcacatgactactaatagcaagacttctcccatgtcctcaggaacaaacgtaactactcacaaagaatattcatgttcataatcagaggagtattaatatgcataatggatctgaacatatgatcttccaccaaataaatcaactagcatcaactacaaggagtaatcaacactactagcaacccacaggtaccaatcccggacttggagacaagaattggatacaagagatgaactagggtttgagaggagatggtgctggtgaagatgttgatggagattgcccactcccgatgagaggagcattggtgatgacgatggcgatgatttccccctcccggagggaagtgtccccggcagaacagctctgccggagccctagattggttccgccaaggttccgcctcatggcggcggagtctcgtcccgaaagcttgcttatgatttttcttcggacaaaagacttcatatagcagaagatggccatcggaggaccaacagggggcccacgaggcaggggggcgcccaggggggtagggcgcgcccccccaccTTCGTGGACAAGTGGTGcccccctgatgtatttcttccgctcagtattttttattatttccaaaaaataactttcgtggagtttcaggacttttggagttgtgcagaataggtctctaatatttgctccttttccagcccagaattccagctgccggcattctccctccttatgtaaaccttgtaaaataagagagaataggcataagtattgtgacataaagTGTAATAACAGCcgataatgcaataaatatcaatataaaagcatgatgcaaaatggacgtatcaactcccccaagcttagacctcgcttgtcctcaagcggaagccgataacgataaatatgtccacatgtttagaggtagaggtgtcgataaaataaaatacggacatgagggcatcatgattattctcataacagcaacatatatggatattatcatatgatttcttatgctcaagtaataatctattcacaatgcaaagtatgaatcagaaactttattgagaactaacaaactataatctctgtcattaaagcaattgcaatttatcataacatcagaaagagtctatgtcagtgctctctagcaagtccacatactcaactatcatttaatctttcataattgctaacactcacgcaatacttgtggttacggagttttaatcggacacagagaaagataggggcttatagttttgcctcccaaccttttacctcaagggtaatgtcaacaataataattcatgctaacccacatccaattagatatatatatatatatatatatatatatatatatatatatatatatatatatatatatatatatatatatatatatatatatatcaggatccttccaacatcctgtgcttgccaaaggataaaatgtaaaaaggaatggtgaagatcaccatgactcttgcataaggtagaagataataataaaagataggcccttcgcagagggaagcagaggttgccatgcgctttcagggttggatgcacaaaatcttaatgcgaaagaacgtcactttacattgccacttgtgatatgaacctttattatgcagtccatcgcttttatttcttccacatcacaagatcgtataaagcttatttcctccacaccaatcaatcatacatatttagagagcaatttttattgcttgcaccgatgacaacttacttgaaggatcttactcaatccataggtagatatggtggactctcatggcaaaactgatttaagggtttttggaagcacaagtagtatctctacttggtgcaaagaatttggctagcatgagggggaaaggcaagctcaacatgttggatgatccatgaaaatatactttatctcggatataagaaaacataacccattacgttgtcttccttgtccaacatcaactctttagcatgtcatattttaatgagtgctcccaatcataaaagatgtccaagatagtatatttatatgtgaaacctctctttctttattacttcctattaattgcaacgatgaccaaagctatgtttgccaactctcaacaatttttaatcatcatactccttctatgtgaagtcattactctcaataagatcaatatgatctctttgtttctttttattcttttcttttctcttttctttcttttattcactcaagatcatggccaaataatcaagcccttgactcaacactaatctttattatatagcttacagactcgattacacagagggatcataaagcaaaactcaaaactagatcataccaaaacttttattctactagatcaagatactactaacaggatcgaactaagaaaaacagtaaataaaggagatgtggttgtgatacgataccggggcacctcccccaagcttggtagttgccaaggggagtgcccatacccatgtgattatgtctccttggctggtgaagaaggtggagttgttgatgatgcggGCTTGTCGTCCAGCTTCCAAGgaataggctcaccatcatagaaggatgatcgagtctccgggatcctcaaatctgcagccaaactcatccttttgaatctatattcatactcacagttttggttttgcaggtcatagatttgggcttgaaggtgctcgatcttctcgtgaagcttgaagatagTCTCCCCAATGTtgttggcatccagcttgtggttgttggtgaactccgcgatcatcatgtggttggagttgagtccatgttccaccatcccctggcacttgaaaacttgttgctccattgcttcgagcctcgtctccacaCTTCCGGTCCCCTTCGGTCCCTCAACACCGCGGATGTgtagcaacccatcacgcatctcaatggtttgagggtgtcgcagcacctTCGCGAGGTAAGGGTTgttgaccttctcgaagaacttgtccttgggggcacttggagacgtcatgataatctagatctgtcagaaaaatagctcgaaacaagaacagaggataattgcgtgatacatgagtcaaaaccttcgggagattatataatgaatttttaccgaccaaaatacgtatcgtgcaagaaaacggagtccggagagcacacgaggtgcccacgaggtagggggcacgcccaggggggtagggcgcgccctccaccctcatggagccctcgtgtccttcccggactccttatttttctatttttctaaatattccaaaacggagaaaaattgcctttagaactgttttggagtcggtttacttaccgtaccacatacctattccttttcggagtctgaaacgttccgaaaagtgtcccttatgtattcctctggggttatggtttcaataacattggtttcaacatttattggattacctgagatataatgtttgattctttgaccgttcaccaccttcggatttgtaccttcgaagttgttgatttttatggcaccggaacgatagacctcctcgataacgcaagggccttcccatttagagagaagttttcctgcaaaaaatcttaaacgagagttgtatagcaatacataatcacctacattaaactcacacttttgtattcttttgtcatgccatcttttgactttttctttaaacaacttggcattttcataagcttgggttctccattcatcaagtgagctaatatcaaataacctcttctcaccgacaagtttgaaatcataattgagctctttaatagcccaatatgccttatgttctagttcgagaggtaagtgacatgcttttccataaaccattttatacagagacatacccataggatttt
This genomic window from Aegilops tauschii subsp. strangulata cultivar AL8/78 chromosome 4, Aet v6.0, whole genome shotgun sequence contains:
- the LOC141021722 gene encoding uncharacterized protein; protein product: MLAKYYVNHRIASPYHPQSSGQVELSNRELKLILQKTVNRSRKNWSKKLDDALWAYRTAYKNPMGMSLYKMVYGKACHLPLELEHKAYWAIKELNYDFKLVGEKRLFDISSLDEWRTQAYENAKLFKEKVKRWHDKRIQKCEFNVGDYVLLYNSRLRFFAGKLLSKWEGPCVIEEVYRSGAIKINNFEGTNPKVVNGQRIKHYISDDSGMYLSGGS